From a single Nostoc flagelliforme CCNUN1 genomic region:
- a CDS encoding helix-turn-helix domain-containing protein: MLRVECDRWNESASKLREEALKANHARTRERLMALYEICNGKSATKVGRETGRNPQTVMEWVHRYNLSGIKALLYQRTGGHPPFFPQK, encoded by the coding sequence ATGCTCAGAGTAGAATGCGATCGCTGGAATGAAAGTGCCTCAAAATTGAGAGAAGAAGCATTAAAAGCGAATCATGCTCGTACTCGCGAGCGTTTAATGGCACTGTACGAAATATGTAACGGAAAAAGTGCGACAAAGGTAGGCAGAGAAACAGGGCGTAACCCTCAGACAGTAATGGAGTGGGTACATCGTTACAATCTCTCAGGTATAAAAGCACTGTTATATCAGCGTACAGGTGGTCATCCCCCTTTTTTCCCTCAGAAGTAA
- a CDS encoding IS630 family transposase: protein MGTSLQSLRYKSTVISAYRWSSPFFPSEVKSAIDSEIRQALEFAATPPQQRQQTITQKPRWTLKRLAAWIDKQFNLKCCRESIRKTLKNLGFSWKKARKLLNKANSKKRREFLEKLKGLLDDALHNGHLLIFIDEAHIHLDSDEGYGWSVKGERFWVSSNSPGRAKVSFYGIYVYNYAKVKIFPYLKADQFNTIDVLKHLRTEFPDQEVTLIWDGAPYHRAQLVNEALQVLQINLQPLPSYSPDFMPVEHLWQWLREDVTYHTCYQSAAELIERVHLFEQDIHSNPFEISDRLWVKNHLDPDEEKLRVST, encoded by the coding sequence GTGGGTACATCGTTACAATCTCTCAGGTATAAAAGCACTGTTATATCAGCGTACAGGTGGTCATCCCCCTTTTTTCCCTCAGAAGTAAAGTCAGCAATTGATTCTGAGATTCGTCAAGCTCTTGAGTTTGCAGCAACACCACCCCAACAAAGACAACAGACAATAACGCAAAAGCCTCGTTGGACATTGAAGCGTTTAGCGGCTTGGATTGACAAACAGTTCAATCTCAAATGTTGCCGAGAGTCAATACGTAAGACTCTCAAGAACTTAGGGTTTTCGTGGAAAAAAGCACGTAAACTTTTAAATAAAGCTAACAGTAAAAAACGTAGAGAGTTTCTAGAAAAACTCAAGGGTTTGCTTGATGATGCTCTCCATAATGGTCATTTGCTAATTTTTATCGACGAGGCACATATTCATCTTGATAGCGATGAAGGCTATGGTTGGTCAGTTAAAGGTGAGCGTTTTTGGGTCAGTTCCAACTCTCCAGGAAGAGCCAAGGTTTCCTTTTATGGGATCTATGTTTATAACTATGCCAAAGTCAAAATTTTTCCTTACCTGAAAGCTGACCAATTCAATACGATTGATGTTTTAAAGCATCTAAGAACTGAATTTCCAGACCAAGAGGTCACTTTAATTTGGGATGGTGCTCCCTATCATCGTGCACAATTGGTAAACGAAGCATTGCAAGTCTTACAAATAAACTTGCAACCCTTACCTAGTTACAGTCCTGATTTTATGCCTGTCGAACACCTGTGGCAGTGGTTGCGTGAAGATGTTACTTATCACACGTGCTATCAATCTGCTGCTGAACTGATTGAACGTGTTCATTTATTTGAACAAGACATTCATTCTAACCCCTTTGAAATTAGCGATCGCCTATGGGTAAAAAATCACCTTGACCCTGACGAGGAAAAACTACGGGTTTCAACGTAG
- a CDS encoding recombinase family protein, translated as MVIYAYLRVSSDRQDLHNQRHGILEYANIHALSPIQFIEDTVSGREKWSERGVGQLLTQTALESDVVIFSEVSRMARSTLQVLEMLECCVRRGINVHIVKLGMVLDDSMQSRITATVLGLAAEIERELIVLRTTEALAKRKAEGKTLGRPKGRQSAHLKLDTREAEIRSYLAKGMSKRSIAKLVDCSPSTLYDWLSRKHLHSRHDKLVEKS; from the coding sequence ATGGTTATTTATGCTTATTTAAGAGTCTCCAGCGATCGCCAAGACCTACACAACCAACGACATGGCATTTTGGAGTATGCCAACATACACGCTTTGAGTCCCATCCAGTTTATTGAAGACACAGTTTCTGGACGAGAGAAATGGTCGGAGCGAGGTGTAGGACAACTACTGACTCAAACTGCCCTTGAATCCGATGTAGTAATTTTCTCAGAAGTCAGTCGGATGGCACGCTCTACTCTACAAGTATTAGAAATGCTAGAGTGCTGCGTGCGCCGAGGAATTAACGTCCATATCGTAAAACTTGGTATGGTGCTAGATGATTCAATGCAAAGCCGAATCACAGCAACAGTTTTGGGCTTGGCAGCAGAAATCGAACGGGAATTGATTGTACTCAGAACAACCGAAGCATTAGCCAAACGAAAAGCTGAAGGAAAAACCTTAGGACGACCCAAAGGACGACAATCCGCACATTTAAAACTGGACACAAGGGAAGCAGAAATTCGCAGTTATTTAGCCAAAGGAATGAGCAAACGGTCAATTGCCAAACTAGTCGATTGTTCACCTTCCACCCTTTATGATTGGTTGTCACGTAAACATCTCCACTCACGCCACGACAAATTGGTGGAGAAATCATAA
- a CDS encoding IS481 family transposase, producing the protein MPIDTIVDLRRRLEQLPPRSPSRRVLVQEIAQLYGISEDTVYRTLREGNVVRPVRRVDCDVPRVIPKAGLERYCEIIAAIKIRTSNRKGRHLSTVQAIRLLEEDGINTPDGHLRVPVGLLKPTTVNRYLNKWGYDRDTLLRQPPAVRFQAEYSNQCWHFDLSPSDLKHVKAPAFLEPGRGHPLLMLYSVVDDRSGFAYQEYHGVYGEDVEAALRFMFAAMSLKSETDFPFQGIPQMLYMDNGPIAKSLVFQKVMGYLGIEVRTHLPNGKDGRRVTARSKGKVERPFRTVKEMHETLYHLHEPETEAEANAWLMKFLLHYNSRPHRSEPHSRMEDWVSNLPSNGIRQMCNWERFCTFARSPERRKVGIDARVTVEGVAYEVEPDLAGETVVLWWGLFDNELYVEHGERRYGPFLPVDGPIPLHRYRSFKKTRTQKRADRIESLAKQLSLPNSVIGKGNPPEFGSSTTQLKVQPFVDPNPFQELTFSTVIAAKLAIADYLARPLAKLTPEQMAYINAVLVSTLNKQEVMKQIRDFFNPLSGTSHVE; encoded by the coding sequence ATACCAATTGATACAATCGTAGACCTACGTCGTCGCTTAGAGCAGCTACCACCGCGCAGTCCATCTCGTCGGGTATTAGTCCAAGAAATAGCTCAACTGTATGGCATTTCCGAAGATACTGTGTATCGAACACTACGAGAAGGAAATGTTGTTCGCCCAGTGCGGCGCGTTGATTGTGATGTCCCGCGTGTGATTCCTAAAGCCGGACTAGAGCGATACTGCGAAATCATTGCTGCCATTAAAATACGCACATCTAACCGCAAAGGTCGCCATTTATCTACCGTGCAAGCAATTCGCTTATTGGAAGAAGATGGCATCAACACACCAGATGGTCATCTTCGCGTTCCAGTCGGTTTGCTCAAACCAACCACCGTCAATCGTTATCTCAACAAATGGGGTTACGACCGCGATACCCTGCTGCGACAACCACCTGCTGTTCGCTTCCAGGCAGAATATAGCAATCAATGTTGGCATTTTGACCTCAGTCCATCAGACCTCAAGCACGTAAAAGCACCAGCCTTCCTAGAACCGGGACGTGGACATCCCTTGTTGATGCTTTATAGTGTCGTGGATGACCGTAGTGGTTTTGCATACCAAGAATACCACGGTGTTTACGGTGAAGATGTGGAGGCAGCACTGCGGTTTATGTTTGCCGCCATGTCACTCAAGTCGGAGACTGACTTTCCCTTTCAAGGCATTCCCCAAATGCTGTATATGGACAATGGGCCCATTGCCAAGAGCTTAGTGTTTCAAAAAGTAATGGGTTATTTGGGGATTGAAGTACGTACCCATTTACCAAATGGCAAAGATGGACGACGGGTGACAGCTCGTTCTAAGGGGAAGGTGGAACGACCGTTTCGCACTGTTAAAGAAATGCACGAAACTCTCTACCATCTGCATGAACCGGAGACCGAAGCTGAGGCAAACGCTTGGTTGATGAAGTTTTTGCTCCATTACAATAGCCGACCCCATCGCAGCGAACCCCATTCCCGGATGGAAGACTGGGTGAGCAATTTACCTAGTAACGGTATCCGTCAAATGTGTAATTGGGAACGTTTTTGTACATTTGCACGCTCCCCAGAACGCCGTAAGGTAGGCATCGATGCTCGCGTTACGGTTGAGGGGGTGGCTTATGAGGTGGAGCCAGATTTGGCTGGAGAAACTGTAGTTCTGTGGTGGGGCTTGTTCGATAACGAACTGTACGTAGAACATGGTGAACGTCGCTATGGGCCGTTTCTGCCTGTGGATGGCCCAATCCCCCTACATCGCTACCGTAGTTTTAAGAAAACACGAACACAGAAACGGGCTGACCGAATTGAATCTTTGGCTAAACAGTTGTCTTTACCGAACTCTGTGATTGGTAAAGGCAACCCGCCTGAATTCGGGAGTAGTACAACCCAACTAAAGGTGCAGCCTTTTGTAGACCCCAATCCATTTCAAGAACTGACATTCAGCACGGTGATTGCAGCCAAATTAGCGATCGCCGATTATTTGGCACGCCCATTAGCCAAACTCACCCCTGAACAAATGGCTTATATTAATGCGGTTCTGGTGTCTACTCTCAATAAGCAGGAGGTAATGAAACAAATTCGAGATTTCTTTAACCCATTATCAGGTACGAGCCATGTTGAGTGA
- a CDS encoding ExeA family protein — protein MLSDVMTYFGLKRTLDHVGYFETQEQTNLFKELKPQIRQGRLIALTGVVGCGKTTTLQRLQLELSSEKDIIISRCLAIDKDKVSVGVLMSALFCDLSTEKDAKPPTQPELRERKFLALIQKCRKPVVLFVDEAHDIHHGTLVKIKRLIELVRQNGCTLSVVLLGHPKLKNDLRRPSLEEIGARTNIFSLEGIRGHQVEYIKWLLSECIHDDYLPEDLITNEAIAFLAERLTTPLQIEHYLQRAFEDAYQAATKPVTLGMAEAVLTVGLNDLEPRLIRHGYTKTVLAELLNIRVSEVNSFLHAQLPPGRTQDLRDQMLKIGIPLYASEGN, from the coding sequence ATGTTGAGTGATGTCATGACTTATTTTGGACTTAAACGTACCTTAGATCATGTGGGCTATTTTGAGACCCAAGAACAGACAAATCTATTCAAAGAACTCAAACCCCAAATTAGGCAAGGTCGTTTGATTGCTCTAACAGGTGTTGTTGGTTGTGGTAAAACAACGACTTTACAACGACTGCAATTAGAATTGTCCTCCGAAAAAGACATTATTATTTCTCGTTGCCTTGCAATTGACAAAGATAAGGTCAGTGTCGGGGTTTTGATGAGTGCTTTGTTTTGCGATTTAAGTACAGAAAAGGACGCTAAACCACCGACCCAACCAGAACTCAGAGAACGAAAATTCTTAGCTTTAATTCAAAAATGCCGTAAGCCTGTAGTGCTTTTTGTGGATGAAGCTCATGACATTCATCACGGTACGTTAGTCAAAATTAAGCGTTTAATTGAATTGGTACGCCAGAATGGTTGCACTTTATCTGTAGTGCTGCTGGGACATCCCAAATTGAAAAATGATTTGCGTCGACCATCTTTGGAAGAGATTGGTGCTAGAACCAATATTTTTAGTTTAGAAGGTATTAGAGGACATCAAGTTGAGTATATAAAATGGCTGTTGAGCGAGTGTATTCACGATGATTATCTGCCTGAAGATTTGATTACCAATGAGGCAATTGCATTTTTGGCAGAACGATTGACGACTCCATTGCAAATCGAACATTATTTGCAGAGGGCTTTTGAAGACGCTTATCAAGCAGCAACGAAGCCTGTCACTCTTGGTATGGCTGAAGCTGTCTTGACTGTGGGACTTAACGATTTAGAACCTCGCTTAATACGGCATGGTTACACGAAGACAGTACTAGCTGAGTTATTAAATATACGAGTAAGCGAGGTAAATTCTTTTTTACACGCTCAGTTGCCTCCTGGTCGAACCCAAGATTTGAGAGACCAGATGTTAAAAATTGGAATTCCCTTGTATGCGTCAGAGGGAAATTAA
- a CDS encoding PriCT-2 domain-containing protein, with amino-acid sequence MINSNCELQKIQLPQFKFAVNTTGTNKEWDFKKLAANFIDVFGTLADVQHHIKAGHAICAGLLGGKWRSKANVIGSHWLLLDIDNSDVARDAYDLPIKDENGNSIKVYDHQLTISEALAHPFIKKHCALIYTTASHKPEWHKFRLVFLLPEYVQGADTVEACTRFLMQQLPHDPACKDASRVFYGSTEAEFPLVNPEATLPAEWISEAIALAHQERIEYQLRIQEIESRRKEWLSISLTEGWDIDQLIQNALSFIPPRTPGSGNYDECRQVLMALVNHYGATDAEIIAEQWSPSIKGTTWNIHAKIRSFRRGGITLGTLFHIAKQYGFRFPKRQYEYNERDQGVISREQWELGRVREDLSSFQNLLKQAIAPFVTAAKGFSTHTSPQPEPASPQPAPEITTPKRQVIIYKRGNIPHRSDFTGDIYIECRPEEHIAAWVEAISKGWTQILDNSHPGLGKSHNAGQLTAVMFGIDKLIYQDANHRNPSTLPIETNFVDLPVRHNGLKIDTTRTTPTGANFLLQPKAGEIPDTVGNCSRTGLFGAFRDKNFGSKDFEESAISPICNGCVNQNQCRFAYGDGFGFRFLKRSAIQNYSEIRAHPDSTPVVLTNAAGQPFTVGRIWEEAGTLIKPVHSIDVELKDFDTTVGSLVAGGLPTEQWLKLHSFLPVLRSLLNGDIKPDSRYGFNDAELRVELGKFPQDLDIEAIRQILQPNFEFLAENDSIDIQADKQLRKSAAARFAAKRVAKDSARLAGKQFFDLPNYWFPDFLEAWKGEGSLACKWGILTIYRPNCSELQT; translated from the coding sequence GTGATTAATAGCAACTGCGAACTGCAAAAAATTCAATTACCACAGTTTAAATTCGCTGTCAACACCACTGGCACAAACAAAGAGTGGGACTTTAAGAAGCTGGCAGCCAACTTCATTGATGTATTCGGCACTCTAGCCGATGTCCAGCACCACATTAAAGCAGGTCACGCCATCTGTGCTGGCTTGTTGGGTGGGAAATGGCGCAGTAAGGCCAATGTCATCGGTTCTCACTGGCTACTACTCGACATTGATAATTCCGATGTCGCCCGTGATGCTTATGACTTGCCGATTAAAGACGAAAACGGTAATTCTATCAAAGTTTACGATCACCAATTAACGATCTCAGAAGCTCTAGCCCATCCCTTCATTAAAAAACACTGTGCTTTAATTTACACCACAGCCAGCCATAAACCAGAGTGGCATAAATTCCGTTTGGTTTTCCTTCTCCCCGAATATGTTCAGGGTGCTGATACTGTAGAAGCTTGTACACGCTTCCTCATGCAGCAGTTACCGCATGATCCAGCTTGTAAGGATGCAAGTCGTGTTTTCTACGGCAGCACAGAGGCAGAATTCCCGCTAGTCAACCCTGAAGCCACTTTACCAGCAGAATGGATAAGTGAAGCGATAGCTCTAGCGCACCAGGAGCGTATTGAGTATCAGCTAAGAATTCAAGAAATTGAGTCACGGCGTAAAGAGTGGCTTTCGATTTCCCTCACTGAAGGCTGGGACATTGACCAGCTAATCCAAAACGCTCTTTCATTCATCCCACCACGTACCCCAGGAAGCGGTAACTACGACGAATGCCGTCAGGTGTTGATGGCGCTGGTTAACCATTATGGGGCAACAGATGCGGAAATTATAGCCGAGCAGTGGTCGCCCAGCATCAAGGGTACAACTTGGAACATCCACGCTAAGATTCGCAGTTTTCGGCGTGGGGGAATTACTTTAGGAACACTGTTTCACATTGCCAAACAGTATGGCTTTCGCTTTCCTAAACGGCAGTATGAATATAACGAACGCGACCAAGGAGTAATTAGCCGTGAACAGTGGGAGCTTGGGCGAGTTAGAGAGGACTTGAGCAGCTTCCAAAATTTATTAAAGCAAGCGATCGCTCCATTCGTTACAGCTGCTAAGGGATTTTCAACACATACATCACCGCAGCCAGAACCCGCATCACCGCAGCCAGCGCCCGAAATTACCACCCCAAAACGTCAAGTAATCATCTACAAGCGGGGCAATATCCCACACCGAAGCGACTTTACAGGCGATATCTATATTGAGTGCCGACCAGAAGAACATATCGCCGCATGGGTCGAAGCGATATCTAAGGGCTGGACACAAATTTTAGATAATTCCCATCCAGGGCTAGGCAAGTCTCACAATGCTGGTCAACTGACGGCTGTTATGTTCGGTATCGATAAACTAATTTACCAGGATGCCAACCACAGAAACCCGTCAACATTGCCCATTGAGACTAACTTTGTTGACTTGCCTGTGCGGCACAACGGTTTAAAAATCGACACCACCCGCACTACCCCGACGGGTGCTAATTTCCTACTACAGCCAAAAGCAGGTGAAATTCCCGATACTGTTGGTAACTGTAGCCGCACTGGGTTATTTGGCGCATTCCGTGACAAAAACTTTGGTTCAAAAGATTTTGAAGAAAGTGCCATTAGCCCCATCTGCAACGGTTGTGTCAATCAGAATCAGTGCCGTTTTGCTTATGGTGATGGTTTCGGCTTCCGTTTCCTCAAGCGGAGTGCAATTCAAAATTACTCGGAAATTCGAGCGCATCCCGACTCTACCCCAGTTGTTTTAACTAACGCTGCTGGTCAACCTTTCACCGTGGGGCGGATATGGGAAGAAGCGGGTACACTCATTAAGCCTGTACACTCAATTGACGTAGAGTTAAAGGATTTTGATACTACCGTTGGTTCCTTAGTCGCTGGCGGTTTACCGACTGAGCAATGGTTAAAACTCCACTCTTTTTTACCAGTTTTGCGATCGCTCCTCAATGGAGATATTAAACCTGATTCTCGTTACGGCTTTAATGATGCTGAACTAAGAGTTGAGTTAGGCAAATTTCCGCAAGATTTAGATATTGAAGCAATTCGGCAGATATTACAGCCTAATTTCGAATTTCTGGCTGAAAATGACTCGATTGATATCCAAGCCGATAAACAACTGCGAAAAAGTGCTGCTGCCCGTTTTGCTGCCAAACGTGTGGCTAAGGACAGCGCAAGACTTGCGGGTAAACAGTTCTTTGATTTGCCCAATTACTGGTTTCCTGATTTTCTCGAAGCGTGGAAAGGTGAGGGTTCCCTAGCTTGTAAATGGGGTATATTGACCATTTACCGCCCTAACTGTAGCGAACTGCAAACATAA
- a CDS encoding ribbon-helix-helix domain-containing protein: protein MNCNYFQIYEVPTKKPRTTIYLEPELMQALEERAKEEKRTVSNLCNLLIEQAMNEWLNQRKKTTD, encoded by the coding sequence ATGAACTGTAACTACTTTCAAATTTATGAAGTGCCTACAAAAAAGCCTAGAACCACGATTTATCTTGAGCCAGAGCTAATGCAGGCTCTTGAAGAAAGAGCGAAAGAGGAGAAGCGCACGGTTAGTAACTTATGCAATTTATTAATTGAACAAGCAATGAATGAGTGGTTAAACCAAAGAAAGAAGACAACCGACTGA
- a CDS encoding FtsK/SpoIIIE domain-containing protein, with translation MFLPWLKIGGSGLTAVVLVLTASPKDIKLFTPANVVAITLASYAGLELRKLQKHYEDKEREEDMLAAMKDTQATEQLQYLSSASERKRLNVDADKETERQLKLLQQTAPLFSEVLAVTGQNGAVSRMALGMIQNGESLGNVLLATSEAEMQLEQAKLQAQIHHRQLELQTQQVLKSANTQEVTVTNSIKGVSDVAPQSPKIEGLTKAAKVVGLQTQCLRVDKAPSYERLIFSVKTEDFNSLSKLKAATKLSLGISEKSDLPFYIYAPEQIAVEIPLLPEDRTYYDFPQRQWQSGERLIVLGQSLDGEVVINLASEDTPQLLCVGTTGSGKSNLFRAIAYCLLMQGARVDICGGKVSDYEDFAERFPSISLNDMGKTFEYVGEYFLECDRRNKMTKAELAQESAWLLEIDEYKGTVPLDDNLRKTYDQQLCEVARRGRGLKIHVAIGLQRGSKRSKDDPQALPPDLRDNLPCRIAFRCVDATSGRMILMRRGEAVTSLQGRGDGIVQSGLLDRRFQAYRFETIP, from the coding sequence ATGTTTCTTCCTTGGTTAAAAATTGGTGGCAGTGGGTTAACTGCTGTAGTGTTGGTCTTAACGGCCAGTCCCAAAGACATAAAACTGTTTACACCTGCCAATGTCGTTGCAATTACTTTGGCAAGTTATGCGGGTCTGGAATTACGAAAGTTACAAAAACATTATGAGGACAAAGAACGAGAAGAAGATATGCTTGCTGCTATGAAGGATACTCAGGCTACTGAGCAGTTGCAGTATCTTTCATCAGCCTCCGAGCGCAAACGCTTAAATGTAGATGCAGACAAGGAGACAGAAAGGCAACTGAAATTATTACAACAAACAGCACCTCTGTTCAGTGAAGTGTTAGCGGTAACTGGACAGAATGGAGCAGTCAGTCGTATGGCTTTGGGGATGATTCAAAATGGTGAAAGCCTGGGCAATGTACTGCTGGCGACATCAGAAGCAGAAATGCAACTAGAACAAGCGAAACTACAAGCCCAAATTCATCACCGACAGTTGGAATTGCAGACGCAGCAAGTGCTTAAAAGTGCTAATACCCAAGAGGTGACTGTAACGAATAGCATCAAAGGAGTATCCGACGTTGCACCCCAATCACCCAAGATTGAGGGATTAACAAAAGCGGCGAAAGTTGTGGGACTTCAAACCCAATGCCTACGAGTTGACAAAGCACCAAGCTATGAAAGGTTGATTTTTTCCGTAAAAACTGAGGATTTCAATTCACTATCCAAGTTAAAAGCAGCAACTAAACTCTCCTTGGGGATAAGTGAGAAAAGTGATTTACCTTTCTATATTTATGCCCCGGAACAAATAGCGGTAGAAATTCCTCTTTTACCAGAAGACCGCACTTACTACGACTTTCCCCAAAGGCAGTGGCAGAGCGGAGAACGCCTAATTGTTTTAGGTCAGTCCTTAGACGGGGAAGTGGTGATTAACTTGGCCAGTGAGGACACTCCTCAGCTGCTTTGTGTAGGTACAACTGGCTCAGGTAAGTCAAACCTGTTTCGGGCGATTGCCTACTGTCTGTTAATGCAGGGTGCGCGGGTGGATATTTGCGGTGGCAAGGTCAGCGATTACGAAGATTTTGCAGAGCGTTTTCCGAGCATTAGTCTCAATGATATGGGGAAAACATTTGAGTATGTGGGTGAGTACTTCCTAGAGTGCGATCGCCGCAACAAAATGACCAAGGCGGAATTAGCGCAAGAATCAGCCTGGCTTTTGGAGATTGACGAATACAAAGGGACTGTGCCACTGGACGATAATCTACGCAAAACCTACGATCAACAATTGTGTGAGGTGGCCCGTCGGGGACGTGGGTTAAAAATTCATGTAGCTATTGGATTACAAAGAGGATCGAAACGTAGTAAGGATGACCCACAAGCATTGCCCCCAGACTTACGTGACAACTTACCTTGTCGGATTGCGTTTCGTTGTGTCGATGCTACCAGTGGTCGGATGATCCTGATGCGTCGGGGTGAAGCGGTTACTTCATTGCAGGGACGCGGCGATGGGATTGTGCAGTCTGGTTTGTTGGATAGACGATTTCAAGCTTATCGTTTTGAAACAATTCCCTAG
- a CDS encoding BRO-N domain-containing protein: MSNLSIFVFESQEVRFVGTAEKLEWVAADIVAILYPQADSRNYSNYLGKVPATWKDHKPIMTPGGKQKMATLYEPGLYYLIGRSDSPIAVPFQQWLYEDVLPSIRRTGKYEIPKLDQQQNNKPTLDELVNFAQKVLAPTRLSPELQTITVVRGVQALYPEIAPLAKELVGAIGEVIATSDRHLSPTAIGELYAERNGLPKPVKPQRVNRVLEAAGLQTKEVEIKTDSTGKQSHKNIWYLTEAGKRWGTVTRDKARTHDKIVEHVRWLPDVLDVIDLSVQV, from the coding sequence ATGTCTAACTTATCAATTTTTGTCTTTGAGTCTCAAGAAGTTCGCTTCGTCGGTACAGCAGAAAAATTAGAGTGGGTAGCTGCTGATATTGTTGCTATTTTATATCCACAAGCAGACTCACGTAATTATTCCAACTATCTGGGTAAAGTTCCTGCAACATGGAAGGATCATAAACCAATTATGACCCCTGGCGGAAAGCAGAAAATGGCAACGCTTTACGAACCAGGACTGTATTATTTAATTGGTCGTTCCGATAGTCCTATTGCTGTGCCGTTCCAGCAATGGTTGTATGAAGATGTCCTCCCATCTATCCGCCGCACCGGGAAATACGAAATACCCAAGCTCGATCAACAGCAGAACAACAAACCCACCCTTGACGAACTTGTGAATTTTGCACAGAAAGTTCTTGCTCCTACAAGGCTAAGTCCAGAACTCCAAACCATCACTGTTGTCCGAGGAGTACAAGCCCTGTATCCAGAAATTGCCCCTCTTGCTAAAGAACTGGTTGGAGCCATTGGGGAAGTTATTGCCACGAGCGATCGCCATTTATCGCCCACGGCTATTGGCGAATTGTACGCCGAACGCAACGGGCTACCCAAGCCTGTTAAACCCCAAAGAGTTAACCGTGTTTTGGAAGCTGCTGGCTTGCAGACCAAGGAAGTTGAAATTAAAACCGATTCTACTGGTAAACAAAGCCACAAAAATATCTGGTATCTTACTGAAGCTGGTAAACGATGGGGAACTGTGACGCGGGATAAAGCCCGTACTCACGACAAAATTGTGGAACACGTTCGCTGGTTGCCAGATGTTTTAGATGTGATTGACTTGAGTGTGCAAGTGTAA